A single Capricornis sumatraensis isolate serow.1 chromosome 20, serow.2, whole genome shotgun sequence DNA region contains:
- the TULP2 gene encoding tubby-related protein 2, translating to MSWESDTWKKEALGDELAAMRLQKLEQQWRLFEKKQRRKRQEPLMVQANPDASVRPRRARRREKRFSADSGPRNPFLQENVPEAHLCPGSHGILGIVSCGGDGSGERDPLLPPTEAGSSDLELEEISVEDVPASPSPCEEPLGTLLQRKGWLACQRSGTSAEDKSELQDVGNEYEVPSARSSPGMGGDGGLGDLASNKGEDLEEKKEEPEFTMRKSPGMADEVVSEGARSSGSGDVGSSPCKPPCAPGPRLGEDMKAYVLQPAMRGHTVQCRISRNKGGVDKGMFPFYYLYLEATHGRKHFLLAGRKRKWSKTSNYLISLDPTDLSRDGDNFMGKVRSNALGTKFSIFDNGVNPERKHFFPETAQIREELGAVCYETNVLGFRGPRKMNVIIPEINAQNQRICVQPKNEQESLLSRLKRGASQGLVLMQNKAPSWNDQSGAYVLNFHGRVTRASVKNFQIVHPDNPDHFVLQFGRIAPDAFIMDFRFPLCPLQAFAICLSSFDGKLACE from the exons ATGTCTTGGGAAAGTGATACATGGAAGAAAGA GGCCCTGGGAGATGAGCTTGCCGCTATGAGACTGCAGAAGCTGGAACAGCAG TGGCGTCTGTTTGAGAAGAAGCAGCGACGGAAGCGCCAAGAGCCCCTCATGGTTCAGGCCAATCCTGACGCTTCAGTGCGGCCGCGGAGAGCGAGGCGCCGGGAGAAGCGCTTCTCGGCTGACAGCG GCCCCAGGAACCCTTTCCTTCAGGAGAATGTGCCAGAGGCGCATTTGTGCCCTGGATCCCACGGTATCCTGGGCATCGTGAGCTGCGGTGGAGATGGCAGTGGCGAGCGTGATCCTCTGCTGCCGCCGACAGAAGCAG GCAGTTCTGATCTGGAGTTGGAGGAAATCTCCGTGGAGGATGTTCCTGCCTCGCCATCTCCTTGTGAAGAGCCTCTGGGGACTCTTTTGCAACGCAAAGGCTGGCTAGCCTGCCAACGATCTG GCACCAGTGCTGAGGACAAGAGCGAATTACAAGATGTTGGAAATGAATACGAAGTGCCCAGTGCCAGATCAAGCCCTGGAATGGGTGGTGACGGTGGCCTTGGAGACTTGGCCTCCAACAAG GGTGAAGacctggaagagaagaaagaggagccGGAGTTTACCATGAGGAAATCCCCAGGGATGGCCGATGAAGTGGTGTCCGAGGGCGCGCGCAGCTCAGGCAGCGGCGATGTGGGGAGCTCGCCCTGCAAGCCACCCTGCGCTCCAGGCCCTCGGCTGGGCGAGGACATGAAAGCCTATGTGCTGCAGCCAGCGATGCGCGGTCACACGGTGCAGTGTCGCATCAGCCGCAACAAGGGCGGGGTAGACAAGGGCATGTTCCCTTTCTACTACCTCTACCTGGAGGCAACCCACGGCCGGAAG CACTTCCTTCTGGCGGGACGCAAGAGAAAATGGAGCAAAACCTCTAATTACCTCATCTCCTTGGACCCTACAGACCTGTCTCGGGATGGAGACAATTTTATGGGCAAAGTCAG ATCTAATGCCTTGGGCACCAAGTTCAGCATCTTCGACAATGGGGTGAATCcggaaaggaaacatttttttccgGAGACAGCTCAGATCAGGGAGGAGCTAGGAGCTGTATGTTAT GAGACCAACGTCTTGGGATTCCGAGGGCCCCGGAAAATGAATGTTATTATTCCGGAAATCAACGCCCAGAACCAGAGAATCTGTGTCCAGCCAAAAAAT GAACAAGAATCGCTCCTGAGTCGCCTCAAACGAGGGGCCAGCCAGGGCCTGGTCCTGATGCAAAATAAAGCCCCATCGTGGAACGACCAGAGCGGCGCCTACGTGCTCAATTTTCATGGTCGGGTCACACGGGCCTCGGTCAAGAACTTCCAGATCGTGCATCCGGATAACC CGGACCACTTCGTGCTCCAGTTTGGTCGTATAGCCCCAGACGCGTTCATCATGGACTTCCGCTTCCCACTTTGCCCTCTCCAAGCCTTTGCCATCTGCTTGTCCAGTTTCGATGGGAAGCTGGCATGTGAGTAA